Proteins encoded within one genomic window of Stigmatella aurantiaca:
- a CDS encoding S-(hydroxymethyl)glutathione dehydrogenase/class III alcohol dehydrogenase, protein MDVRAAVAFEAGKPLSIETVQLEGPKAGEVLVELKATGVCHTDDYTLSGKDPEGLFPAILGHEGAGVVVDVGPGVTSVRRGDHVIPLYTPECRQCEYCLSRRTNLCQAIRQTQGQGLMPDGTSRFRLGKTPIHHYMGTSTFAQYTVLPEIAVAKIREDAPFEKVCYIGCGVTTGIGAVVYTAQVKPGSNVVVFGLGGIGLNVIQGARMVGANMIIGVDINPARRELATKLGMTHFVNPKEVGGDLVKYLVDLTKGGADYSFECIGNVQTMRQALECCHKGWGESIIIGVAAAGQEISTRPFQLVTGRVWKGSAFGGARGRTDVPRIVDWYMEGKIQIDPLITHTVPLENISQAFDMMHRGESIRSVVRY, encoded by the coding sequence ATGGACGTTCGCGCGGCGGTCGCGTTCGAGGCGGGCAAGCCCCTGAGCATCGAGACGGTGCAGCTCGAGGGGCCCAAGGCGGGCGAGGTGCTCGTGGAGCTGAAGGCCACCGGGGTCTGCCACACCGATGACTACACCCTGTCGGGCAAGGATCCCGAGGGGCTCTTCCCGGCCATCCTGGGCCACGAGGGGGCCGGGGTGGTGGTGGACGTGGGGCCCGGGGTCACTTCGGTGAGGCGGGGGGACCACGTCATTCCCCTCTACACCCCGGAGTGCCGGCAGTGTGAGTACTGCCTGTCGCGCCGGACGAACCTCTGTCAGGCCATCCGCCAGACGCAGGGCCAGGGGCTGATGCCCGATGGCACCAGCCGGTTCAGGCTCGGCAAGACGCCCATTCACCACTACATGGGCACCTCCACCTTCGCCCAGTACACGGTGCTCCCGGAGATCGCCGTGGCGAAGATCCGCGAGGACGCGCCCTTCGAGAAGGTCTGCTACATCGGCTGCGGCGTGACGACCGGCATCGGCGCCGTCGTCTACACCGCCCAGGTGAAGCCCGGCAGCAACGTGGTTGTCTTCGGCCTGGGCGGCATCGGGCTCAACGTGATCCAGGGCGCGCGCATGGTGGGCGCGAACATGATCATCGGGGTGGACATCAACCCCGCGCGGCGCGAGCTCGCCACGAAGCTCGGCATGACGCACTTCGTGAACCCCAAGGAAGTGGGGGGTGATCTCGTGAAGTACCTGGTGGACCTCACCAAGGGTGGGGCGGACTACAGCTTCGAGTGCATCGGCAACGTGCAGACGATGCGCCAGGCCCTGGAGTGCTGCCACAAGGGCTGGGGCGAGAGCATCATCATCGGCGTGGCGGCCGCGGGGCAGGAGATCAGCACCCGGCCGTTCCAGCTCGTCACCGGGCGTGTGTGGAAGGGGTCGGCCTTCGGCGGCGCGCGCGGCCGCACGGACGTGCCCCGCATCGTGGACTGGTACATGGAGGGGAAGATCCAGATCGACCCGCTCATCACCCACACGGTGCCGCTGGAGAACATCTCCCAGGCCTTCGACATGATGCACCGCGGGGAGTCCATCCGCAGCGTGGTGAGGTACTGA
- a CDS encoding SIR2 family NAD-dependent protein deacylase, protein MGVDSGLPDFRGSEGFWRAYPAYAKLGLDFAAMANPRWFQKDPSFAWGFYGHRLGLYRTTAPHPGFALLRAWAERMPRGAFVFTSNVDGQFQKAGFAEDRILEIHGSIHAMQCLGGCGGIFPADPYTVRVEPGTFRAEAPLPTCPSCGALLRPNILMFGDGGWDSARTEEQEQRLVAWLETVTPGKLAVIECGAGTAIPSVRRFCEQVASAGRGTLIRLNVREPQVPPQGIGLPVTALAGLRAIAEELDPGRQLR, encoded by the coding sequence ATGGGGGTGGACTCAGGCCTGCCAGACTTCCGGGGGAGTGAAGGCTTCTGGCGGGCCTATCCCGCCTACGCGAAGCTCGGCCTCGACTTCGCCGCCATGGCCAATCCCCGGTGGTTCCAGAAGGACCCTTCCTTCGCCTGGGGGTTCTATGGCCACCGGCTCGGGCTGTACCGCACGACGGCGCCGCACCCCGGGTTCGCGCTGCTGCGCGCCTGGGCCGAGCGCATGCCGCGGGGCGCCTTCGTCTTCACCTCCAACGTGGACGGGCAGTTCCAGAAGGCGGGCTTTGCCGAGGACCGGATCCTGGAGATCCACGGCTCCATCCACGCCATGCAGTGCCTGGGCGGATGCGGGGGCATCTTCCCCGCGGACCCGTACACGGTGCGGGTGGAGCCCGGGACGTTCCGGGCCGAGGCGCCCCTGCCCACGTGTCCCTCCTGCGGCGCGCTCTTGCGGCCCAACATCCTCATGTTCGGGGATGGAGGCTGGGATTCCGCGCGCACCGAGGAACAGGAGCAGCGGCTCGTGGCGTGGCTGGAGACGGTGACGCCCGGAAAGCTGGCGGTCATCGAGTGTGGGGCGGGCACGGCCATTCCCTCGGTGCGGCGGTTTTGCGAGCAGGTGGCCTCGGCGGGGCGGGGGACGCTCATCCGCCTCAACGTGCGCGAGCCCCAGGTCCCTCCCCAGGGCATCGGCCTGCCGGTGACGGCCCTGGCGGGCCTGCGCGCCATCGCAGAGGAATTGGATCCGGGGCGGCAACTTCGATAG